A stretch of Malus sylvestris chromosome 11, drMalSylv7.2, whole genome shotgun sequence DNA encodes these proteins:
- the LOC126588317 gene encoding uncharacterized protein LOC126588317, translated as MEAQTKKELTVAVGFVIFTVLISGVGAWTGEIHGRVVCDVCGDSAIGPEDHVLEGAEVAVLCVTKSGEVLNYQAFTNDKGVYTVAETMPESDRWDACLARPISSFHEHCSHLGGGSSGVKFTYNHPSGYSHTVRTFVYRPASVPAYCI; from the exons ATGGAAGCGCAGACGAAGAAGGAGCTGACGGTGGCCGTGGGGTTTGTTATCTTCACAGTCTTGATTTCCGGCGTCGGAGCCTGGACCGGTGAAATCCACGGCAGAGTTGTTTGCGATGTCTGTGGCGACTCCGCCATCGGACCCGAAGATCATGTTCTAGAAG GTGCTGAGGTAGCTGTACTATGCGTTACGAAATCAGGTGAAGTTCTAAATTACCAGGCATTCACGAATGATAAGGGGGTATATACAGTGGCGGAGACGATGCCCGAGAGTGACAGGTGGGATGCATGCCTGGCACGACCTATCAGTAGCTTCCATGAGCACTGCAGCCATCTTGGGGGTGGTAGCTCAGGCGTTAAGTTCACTTATAATCACCCATCTGGCTATTCTCACACGGTTAGAACTTTCGTCTATCGACCAGCAAGCGTACCAGCATACTGCATTTGA
- the LOC126590382 gene encoding vegetative cell wall protein gp1-like, protein MARFSGVVLALMVSLLLASTWAQSQSPASSPAKSPALSPKKSPAAPSPSRTPPTAAAPSPSSTSPSASPSSSPVADSTPSPLSSSPATSPSSVSGPPSEAPAPANGAVLNRFSASASVAAGIFAAVLVMVSLFFSLQMARFSGVVFVLMAALLLASTGAQSPASSPAKSPTLSPKQAPAAPSPSSTPPTAAAPSPLSTPPTAAAPSPSSTSPSTSPSTSPVADSPPPPPSSSRTTSPSTSPVANSPTEAPLPANGAVLNRFSAAGSVAVGIFAAVLVM, encoded by the exons ATGGCTCGATTCAGCGGCGTCGTTTTGGCGCTAATGGTTTCTCTCTTGCTGGCCTCGACCTGGGCCCAATCCCAATCCCCTGCATCGTCACCAGCCAAGTCTCCCGCACTTTCCCCCAAAAAATCTCCCGCCGCCCCTTCTCCGTCGAGAACTCCACCTACTGCCGCCGCTCCTTCTCCATCGAGCACTTCACCATCCGCTTCTCCTTCGTCATCTCCCGTCGCCGACTCTACACCTTCTCCCCTATCGTCGTCTCCGGCTACTTCTCCATCTTCAGTTTCTGGACCTCCCTCCGAGGCTCCCGCTCCTGCTAACGGTGCTGTTTTGAACAGGTTCTCAGCCTCCGCGTCTGTAGCCGCTGGGATCTTCGCTGCTGTATTGGTTATG gtttctctctttttctctctacaAATGGCTCGATTCAGCGGCGTCGTTTTCGTGCTTATGGCTGCTTTGTTGCTGGCCTCGACCGGGGCGCAATCCCCTGCATCGTCGCCAGCCAAGTCTCCTACGCTTTCTCCCAAACAAGCTCCTGCCGCCCCTTCTCCGTCGAGCACTCCACCTACTGCCGCCGCTCCTTCTCCTTTGAGCACTCCACCTACGGCCGCCGCTCCTTCTCCATCGAGCACTTCACCATCGACTTCTCCTTCGACATCTCCCGTCGCCGACTCTCCACCTCCCCCCCCATCGTCGTCTCGGACTACTTCTCCTTCGACATCTCCCGTCGCCAACTCTCCCACCGAGGCTCCCCTTCCTGCGAACGGTGCCGttttgaataggttctccgccGCCGGGTCTGTGGCCGTTGGGATTTTCGCTGCTGTTTTGGTTATGTAG